The following DNA comes from Castanea sativa cultivar Marrone di Chiusa Pesio chromosome 10, ASM4071231v1.
ATTGCAGGGGCAGATCTCTCTTTACGGTTGGAAAAATCCCATTACTGTGAACTTTCAGAAAAATTCTCAAGAAATTTATATGCCTCATCATCTACAAGACTCAAAAATCCACCACCATTCATGGACTCAATCATGTTACGATTTGCTTGAGTCAaaccattataaaaatattgtactaGTCTCcatgtttcaaaaccatgatggGGACACTTTAAGATCAAATCCTTAAATCTCTCCCAACTCTCATAAAATTTCTCTTGTTCATCTTGATAAAAATCTGCAATTTCTCTCCTCAAAGCATCGGTCTTGGCCATTGGgaaaaatttagagagaaattttgtGACCAATAGTTCCCATGAAGTGATAGATCCAGGTGACAAAGAATTAAGCCATGCTTTTGCCTTATCCTTCAAGAAAAAAGGGAATAAACGCAAGCAAACAGAGTCATCAGTGAAATTCTGGAACTTACAAGTAGCACAAATCTCAAGAAAATCCTTCACATGCATATAAGGATCTTCTCTATCCAATCCATGAAAGGTAGAAAGAAGATGGATTATCTGTGACTTTAACTCAAAATGTGCAGCAGTGGTTGCAGGCAAGACTATGCAAGATGGAGGGTTGGTGGTTATGGGTGAGAACAACTCCCTAAGAGTTTTTGAATCATCTCCTGTTTCTCCCATTGTGGATGAATAATCAAAACTAACAAGACGATTTTCTTTATCATGTATCCAAGTTCTCATACACCATGcacaaagaaataatttttttttgtttttttgttttttttttaaaataaaatttaactacaactagtagaagaaaaaattcaattaagacttaatttattttcctaaccAAGTCCCCGGCAACGGCGCCAAAAagttgttgtgaaattttaaaatactcgcaagtgtacgaaccgtaccgaagtatagtttgacaagaacgaggtcgaactCACAGAGACTTAAATgaatgtaggaaaattaattaaatctcaactaaattaatcctaatctagtttaataaaaattggttgttttgaaattaaataaactaagcaaatgataaaattaagcaaatagttaaactaagtaataaaaagatgtaaacaatcaaggggaaggaattaaggttttgaaaTCTGCattgtaagtcatatcagcatatatttatgatcattaatttttccaaactccctacatgataatctagaaatcaatcttgctatcatggaaaatattttcattaaaatccttattttaaaatcaaaagcatgttcttcttcgcttcttaagtataaaatcaaatcatgaattgtatctatagccaaacaaatcacaagatatatccaattctaaaaatcaaatcataaattgtatccattgacagataaatcacaagcgatatccaattttataatcaagaattaataaaccaagtattcaattaattaagacaaatcctaaatcatgagaaaaacatgattgaactcatatctagaatctcatcttagtcaattgatatgaagcaagaacaatttaaatcattaaagaacaactattgtggaaaaaatcaaatcacataaatattactaataatccttaacaaggtttcatcctcaaccctaattataaatttagctactcatagtaattaaaataaaacacaagaataaaatactaaacattaaactagacaaataaaataaaactaactgtcatggaagaaaaccaaagaagtagccgcactctctatgttcagcccccagccctagcactcgccccttgaattttgccctaaagagcctttaaataggtcaaggaatcctattacaagttgaattcccgtttggggaaaattccagatttttaggcttcacttaaccgacaattttggcccatttaacgtcagaattCTGACTTTTaataaactacaaagttgtagccctttaagtaaatttccagcccaacttgaatcatctcaattggacATCTGAGCTGAAAGTTATgctaaaaatactaactgatatgcatgctggaatcctaatccgaattgaacttggatttgatgcaaatttcttttgattccttgctccaattggacttaaatttaattgggttggtcttctttaacttcatcatggcccttgtaaaagtaaagtccattagctttcttctttgcacaaatccacttatttaattccattctcctacaaaagataaattcacgtaataagattcaattaagcacaaaattgattattcaccattattccaaaaccaaatataaaatgcatgaattacctcaaaataagtatgataatgctttctaacaatgatataaatatgcaaaattaagctattatcaatgcacatcagtATTTGCGTCTCAGTAGGTTGATTttaattcttcaccttaaatgctttttatttaggttcatgtgattttttgttttcttattaaaagctatatttttggttgttaattatttgtttggattaattccaattaattttttttttttcagaatgtCTATTTACctattgttgaatttttttcaaagtcaatAGTTTTTCCGTGTATCGCATGGGTTAGCGATTAGTAGGAAAATAATCTGAAAGATTAGGCTTTCCTGCAAGCTCCAGTATTCTCCAAATCAGCTCCTTTAGTTCTTGAATAGCATCTGATTTCGGATCAAACGTGCTGACCAAAAATATAGTATTAGATAGTGTAGACATCACATTTTGTACTCCTTACGACTCGGGCCCTTGTTCTCCAATGATGCTCGaactctaaggcccaaggccAGTTTGGAGCCCAATaagatattaaattgacttgagaagtgttaaaatggaaaatataatcttttaaataagcaaaaatctatttttggaaataaaatgaccaaagtagcTCTCAGTTTGCGTACGTGGGCCAAAGCATGCGTATGCAGACACATTTCTGTGTACGCAACTAGGATTTCAGAATCATAAGAAAGGCaagttttttgcaataatgCTTGAGGTTTAAAACGAATCTCACATCGTCAGGGAGCTGTTCCAAGCCCTATTTTTTCCACTATAAAAAGctttacatggtacattttaaaaacacacagaaatcctacgggaaaaacctaagattcactagaaaatagtaaatcaaaaggaagtttttcacaaaataccctcaagtcattttttatttatttgattggaACCTTTTCTTACCccaatccttttagtttaattgtgatagatttgattGAGGAGAATGGTAAAAAATCAAGTGTAGGAGCTTTTGCTTTAAGGTATCTTTCTAGCTTTCCTTCTTGTTTTTTGtccttcttttcttgttttagtctcatttttggtttgatttatgTTCATACATGTTTGCTTAGTTTAGCCCTTtagttcttttcattttctatgtGCGTAGGTTGTTAGTTTGTTGTTTTGAAGTTCTActctgtttttgtgttttttgggttttctggGTAATGATCTGAATACGTATGAACGTGcttttaatagggttaagacatgAGACACAATGATGGAAGGACAACCTTAAAGTTGGgcgatcttgggtgcctaacacctttccaagAACGTACCTAAACTCTGAACCCAAACTTTGATAGTAAGATCAAAGGTCCTTCCTGAAAAGGAcgctatattcatggttcctagaccatttAACTAGGTGGCGACTTCGACACTTTTCCCCCTTGTGTCCATAGATAGTAAATTCAACATCATTCCAAACACTATCatcccaaatatttttcaaagaatatatacaattttgtacatttaatgtacacatTTTGTAAGAATGTATGCAATTATGTAATTTTAATgcacatttttttcaaaaaatatacacaattcTGTACATTCAACATAcacaattttatcaaaaaatgtgCATAACTTTTATACATTCAATGTTAACATACACAACTTCTCAAAAAATGtaccaattttataaattcaaggTACACATTTTAAggtccctcaaaaaaaaataggtACACATTTTAAAAGAGAATGTACATAATTCATTACATGCAATAAAAACAATTCCATGGTATAACAACGTGTATAGGAATTGTAGAGCAGATTGGAAGGGTCTGTGGGTTGTAGAGTAGTTCCATCTACAAATCCGATATTGTTCTTAGCAATTAAAGCCACGCGAATAGAACGACTGACTCCATGTATTAAACTTCTCCTCCGTAAAAGGTTGAGTAAGGAGCCCAATACCAAGATTATAACCATTTTGCAAGTAAGAGTGACTCGAAACATCCACACTGATTGTTAGGACTTGAAGCAGATTCAGATTTTGAAGAAGACATTGAAAAGGAAGTAACTTGGAAGAAATCAAAAATTAAGGTTTGGAACAACAAGGAAAAACTTGaagtattaaaattaaattaggaAATCTGCAATCAATTGTAAAACTTGTGCTAATTCAATCAAAGAATAGGAACAGAAGGTAAAATCAACACCTTATGTACTTGTTACAATGAATAAAGGGACAAACCACAACCAAATTGATTCAAAAGAAAGGGCAAGTAAAACTATCTACTATGCTGAATGGGAAAGCATTATGAAATTGAATCAGAAAGAACAGAAAAGATTTGTttggaatcaaagaaaataaagacaaaCAAACTAGAGATTACCGAGGAAAACAAGTGCTGGTTTGTGTTTTGATACCATATAAAAATAGAGAATATGTATTGTGCTTGAGTGAAAACTGAATTCTTCATTCACACGGATAATGATACAATACTCTAATTTTATAGAGCATTGCAACATAGATAAAAATTCTgataatttttcatgcatattgAATTGACACGCTTTCAATAGTTCTAGTTCGAGCCAACTATTAACATTACTTCTTTTTATCTACTATTAACAGTTTACTATATTAATAGGgattaatttttgagaaatactacgtccacaacatttttacaacaaatcataggtggttagttattataggttcaaatttgaatttagtactacgattacttttttgtcccaacaataacaatcagtaataacttgccacttaggatttgttgtaaaaatgttgtgaacatatcatttctcttaatttttttgtcaagACTATCTCAGTTATATAAACAGGAAACAAAAACCTAATTAACCGATTCTAATAACTGAAAGGAAACTAATCTAATAGCTAATCATCATATGATAGCAGCCAAGTCATAAGATAAATACGAAATTATAAGACTTGCAGTATAGCTAACTAcatttataaaacaaaagagaactAACTACATGTATATGGTTGAAACTCTAGAACAATGAATCACATGCTAGCGatgaactttttttctttttctttttttttattgagaatcAGCTAATGACGAACATAAATCCAAAACAGAATCACATGCTAATGAACATAAATCCAATAGTACCAGTGaaagttaattaatttttaaaaactttatatataaaaaataaaaatcaactaatttttttatattttctataaaaaaaatatatcaatttaaaaaaaataataatcatttaataaaaaattgtgctACTATTTAATAATTGACACAATTCTTTAATAAATGTCTTATAATGGTCAATCCACGCATCGAAAATGGCGTTGCACATTGTTCAAGTATCCAGTTCCAGTTCGATGTCTATACATCAACAGTTCCGCACTCTCTCCAAAATACTATCCCTTTCCTCTCATCCTTACCGACTCAGATCCCTCTCTTCCAATTGCAAAATGTCGACCGAGACCGAGTCGTCATCCCCTCTGACTCACTCCATCACCCTCCCGACTCAACTCGCTGAACCCGTCCAGATTGTCGCCGCACCTGGCATCTCCGACTCCCAATTCAGGTCTTTCATTCTctatttaccctttttttttttttacttatttgttaattttataatacTATTGAAAAGTTTGCTAATTTTCAATAGTTTCGTTATTGTTGATTCGcctcaaagaaaaagaaaagaaaaaagaagataatcTTTTTCCCAAGAAAGTATTACTAGAATGAATCATTTTCCGTGCAACCAAACGAAGCTTTAGTTTAAGATGTTTAAATTGCTATATATGAAGGATTTATTTAGATCGTTACATTACCTTGGACTTACAACTGTTGAGAGAAAACCCATATATTTgacaaaattagttttttgcAAAGTTGCCAAATTGaccccttttccttttcttttcattttttttttaaaatttaattttgccaACAATGGGCCCTTAGTTATTAATGTACGGCGTTTGGTGTGATTTGATGTTGCAGGACTGCTATTAATTCCTCATTGTTCAAGCAGTGGTTAAAGAACTTGCAAACTGAAACTGGAATTTTAGCTAACAATGCCATGTCTCTTAAACGTGTACTTCTCCAGGTAGCTATTCTCAATTATATGTCTGTTTGTTTTTTCTGTATGTAAGTATTCTCATGAGTTCTGACTCAAATTGCACTTTCATCCTTCCACTAGAAATGGGTGGAGAGTGAGGTTGTGAATTCGAAACCCACTAGGTGTGTGTCTATGTAATTTACcgattaaaaaaacaaaagcatgcATGCATGTATTCTAATTTGCAATACATTCTCGTGCTAGTTCTACTGAATAATCACCCAGGGATTTGTTATATCTTTTGATGCTTCCAATATGTCACTAAGATATACATATATTCTGATGTTTTCTTGTTGGTTTTAGGGAGTAGATATGTTTGGAGAGCGTGTCGGGTTTCTCAAATTCAAAGCTGACATTGTTGATAAGGGAACAGGAAAAAAGGTATTTAAACATATCCATGCACTGCTTTTGAATCTTAATTATCTgggttctttttctttaacttaaattttaaatatttaaccATGTTCAATTtggctctctttttttctttttctttttttcatcttgTTTTATTACTTAAGGCCAATAGAATAGCCTCATTGGTGATCAACGGTCATtcctcatttatttatttttgtagcTAGATGAACCTGAGGCCTTGTATGTGGAGCCTCAATAAATATATCTCATTTCTGGTGGCAATCTTAATGTGGTTCATCTAGTGCTATCATTCTCTTGTTTCTGTTTGAACTAAAATGTGATTAGGTTCCAGGTATCGTATTTGCACGAGGACCAGCCGTAGCCATATTGATCCTCTTGGAGTCAGAGGGTGAAACTTATACTGTTCTTACTGAACAGGTAGGATTTTTTTCCCCTGCTGTATGTCAGTGTTTATTATGAAGCTTTACATATGAACGAACACGcgcacgcgcacacacacacattaggAATTGATTTAATATAAGGACCCTAAGTTTACTTAACCCAGACCTTATTAAAAGTTCTCACATGTCTAAGGTTAGGGTCCCTGTTGGGAGGCATATTTTGGAATTGCCTGCTGGAATGTTGGATGATGACAAGGGTGATTTTGTTGGCACTGCAGCGCGGGAggtctcactctctctctctctctctctcacacacacacacacacacacacacacatctacTAGTTTAGCTAAGTTTTAATATGACTTTGATCTTCTGATTATGACAGGTTGAGGAGGAGACTGGaatacaattaaatttagaAGACATGATTGATCTTACAGCTTTCCTTGAACCATCCACAGGATGTAGAGTCTTTCCTTCTCCGGTATGTTGTCAATGGTCATTGTTTGGCTATATACCTTTTCATTGTTTCAAGTTTGGGTTGAGGAGTTAGTGCATAGAGAAACAAatatttaaagattttttttgttagggaaGTATCATTGATGGTCGGAGACTGTTAATAACGTTAAATTCTTTAAGTTATTGATTTTGTTGGCATTCCAAGAATTTAAGTCCAGGAGTCATTGCTTAAGAGAACCGTGTGCTCATAAAAGTTGGATCTAGACATAACTAACAAGGAGACCATCAATTACACTTTTAATAATTCTATCAAGTCCTGATATAAGTTCATAACTACTTGAGTAGGGTTAGTGTATCTAATGTTAATGAAAATCATGCAAGTGCTTCCATTCTCGAATTATCTGGTTTAAGTGAGTTATTATTTGTACATCAACTCTATCCTGAATAATACGTGAGTGTTTGAGttgcatatttttttgttaaatatcaaaaaataattgagCAGGAAAAGGTTTGCATGTTAATATATAGAAAGGAATGGTTCCTGGTTAGTATGATCTAGAGCgagatatgtgtgtgtgtgtgtgtgtgtgtgtgtgtgtgtgtgtttgtatattATAACTTTCTCATAAGAAAATGATTGTTGGTAACATGTATCCATTCGACCATCTCAATCCTTACAACCCTCCGGGGAATTTTCTTTTCTGTGGTTCAGTTTATCATTTTCATTTGCTTTTCCATGGTTAGGGTGGGTGTGATGAAGAAATTAGCCTCTTTTTGTACCGGGGGCACGTGGATAAAGAGATCATCATGCAGCTGCAAGGAAAAGAAACGGGTCTTCGTGACCATGGTGAGCTCATTAAGGTCCGTGTGGTTTTGTATAAAAATCTGTGGCGCATGACTGCTGATTCAAAGGTTCTAACAGCCATTGCTCTCTACGAAATGGCCATGAGAGAAGGGCTACTGCTTCAATCAAAGACCTAATCCACTAACATTTCTAAACACTAGAGGCTTTTGATGATGGGTTAGAACCCTCACCAAATTCTGTTTTATGGACTGATGGAAACTATTTATCCCAATTTctcaataaatttgtttttttgggaaaataagtttttttaagtTGGAATGCAGAAGAAAAAACttgttaatgaaaaaacaagtttgagagagaaagagagagagagagagagagagagagagggtgagaAGAGAGGAGTGAAAAAGGGGATGACTAGTTCAAGGCCACCGCAAGGATAGTGGTGGTGAGTGGCAATGAGCGATTTGGTGGTTTGGCATTGAAAGTCTGACTAGGTTCGGTAAGATTGAGGGACATCTaggtttagtttagtttagtttagggttttttttttttttttttttttaagttttgggcCACGTGATAGTACATGTGGCAGCATATGTGGcgcacaaataattttttagtgttACTATTAGCCATGTCGGCATTTTTCATTCACCCCttaatgatgatgattattttgacacaatactaAACTAAACCGAAACATTTAAAAACATTAGAGATCATTTTGACATATGGGGAAATGTTAGGTACCAAAATGGTAAtttgctcttttcttttttactttgaattttggatttggtttttaattttgaggGTTTTATGGGTTTAATTGTAACTTAATCAGATATTTCAATATTGGTGAAATTCTTGAACCGTATTAAAGTAGTGCACTTGTAATCGTGAACAACGATacgatttgaataaaaattttgattgagaATGTTTTCTCTGTTGGGTGATGATGCCTTAAGCTTCTAAGACAAATTTTAGGTGAAGTATAGGGTTTGttctgggattttttttttttttttttgcaaacttTTTGTACATCAAATAAACAAAGATAAATTGAGAATTTCTATTGACCGAATAACCTCTATTTCCTTAACAAAAAGTTACAACAGGAGCTGAAAGACAAAAGCCACATGTTTCATCAAATAACTTACATTCTCCCTTAGCTAAAAGCCATCACTGCCGATTCTGACCCAAAACACTCAAACACACGCATGCACGCGCCCTACATTGCCAAAGAAACGCTTCACTTTGATGAAATTCCTTCTTTTCTCTAAAAAATTCTTCAACGGTCATTGACGCTTGGATACAAAAGTTAAGCAATTGCATTTCTTTTTGGGCGGTGTTTGTTTTACATATAATGTGTCTTTATAACTTGAAAGCTTGACTTTAAATCATGTTTTGAGTTATAAATCACAGAATGTAAAACAAGTTTTTTGCCTTTCTTTTTATAGCTACGCTAATTAAAATTTCTGATGAATTTGTAACAAGAGAGAAGTCAAGCAGGGCTGCCTCTTCCAGTGAATCTTCTTCATCGTTGCTATTACAAACTGTAAATGTTAAGGTGACACTGAACTAACAGTGACTGTTGgattggaatatatatatatatgtatgtatataaaaccgaaacctctaaagctctcacaattttctacgtcagcacaatatttaaataaaaaataaaattatttttgtttagtctaaacttaataaagaatgaaactctatctctctaacgagtccaacttaaactcaaactcatcattatcgtttttttaaacaaaattatttttgtttaattaaaacttaataaggagtgaaagtctatctctctaataagtctaacttaaactcaaacaaaaacgttgataatctatataaaagaaaaaattctgataggactcaaaaaagaaaaagaaaaaaaagagactcaCATTGAAAATAtgactcaaaaaagaaaaagaaaagactcatgttaaccaaaaaaaaaaaaaagaagaagaagaagaggactcTTATTAGGAGTCTCTTTTCCCTCCTCAAAACCTTAGCAGTTACCACCTTAAATCCTTAAACTTAGCTTCactttaggattaaaaaaaaaaacagagactaatgtaaaaataaaaacgcaAGCAATTTGATtcaactttcttctttgattaatgaattttatgtcgaatatgtttatattgttattattaataaaattttaattcaacatatgtggatatttgtttatattgttattaatgaattttatctttcatgtcaaattttttattagctttCATATGTGCCTaagattttctttctatcttattcttttgttatgtttaaaattgatttcattttgagtatttgggttaatatattgacattgttttcatgagtttggtttttgggttaatttttttatatattgtacaTGACAGATAaagcatctctatttttttggaaaaaaattaaaactgcAACCTATATCTTCCAGCCTAGAgaacgataaatttttatttagtatgttatgtataaatttttttgaatttggtttggttttgaagtagaatttggggattctataaatttttgaagtttttttttttttatacaagatagaatttatactctaccctaatctaagtgtaatgtgtgtaaagctccctcttggaaacttgaaccccgacccttgcccccacaccccacaagcatttatacttgtagagtgaccaccgcaccaaggagAAGTGGTggttttttgaagttttaaatcTTGATTATCTGCGTCTCAGTAAATTGATCTTAATTATTCaccttaaatgttttttatttaggttcatggGATTTTTTGTTATCTTATTAAAAgttatgatttttggttgattaattatttgtttggattcaatataaaagataacggaattaggtattataattttaatattgttccatgttttgaattgtctatattgttattactatGAAAAAGTCATATTGctactcaaatttgaaactttgtGTATCTTCTGCATATCATagtctttgtttatatatttgcagtttata
Coding sequences within:
- the LOC142612636 gene encoding nudix hydrolase 14, chloroplastic codes for the protein MALHIVQVSSSSSMSIHQQFRTLSKILSLSSHPYRLRSLSSNCKMSTETESSSPLTHSITLPTQLAEPVQIVAAPGISDSQFRTAINSSLFKQWLKNLQTETGILANNAMSLKRVLLQGVDMFGERVGFLKFKADIVDKGTGKKVPGIVFARGPAVAILILLESEGETYTVLTEQVRVPVGRHILELPAGMLDDDKGDFVGTAAREVEEETGIQLNLEDMIDLTAFLEPSTGCRVFPSPGGCDEEISLFLYRGHVDKEIIMQLQGKETGLRDHGELIKVRVVLYKNLWRMTADSKVLTAIALYEMAMREGLLLQSKT